CAGCTTTCAAGCGCTTGCAACGCCGGTTCGTGGGTATCCACGGACCGGCGTTCTCGTGTTTGACGCTGTTGCGCAAAAACCACATTCGTCCGTGGTCTGATCAGCGCCGCTGAACGGACTCCAAGAGGCCGCGTTTCAAGCCGAACCCGGGGCACGGGTTGGCGGCTGTTCGTAGGTAGTTGGAGTTTGAGAACATGAATAAGCTTATCGCCGCCGCATCCGTCGCCGCCCTGGCGATGGCCGTCCCTGTGCTGGCGCAGGCCCAGAGCACCGAACTGACCGGCCTCTATGGCAGCCTGGGCTATGGCCACACCAACGCCGCCGGCAGCGTCGACGTCGGCGCGATCCAGGGCCGGCTCGGCTATCGCGCCAATCCCTACCTCGGTCTCGAAGGCGAGCTCGGCTACGGGATCAATGGCGACAAGGTCTCGGTTGGCGCCACCGATGTGCGGATCAAGCAGCGCGGCGAGGCGGCCGCCTATGGCGTCGGCTTCCTGCCCATCGGGCCGCAGTTCGACCTGACGGCACGCATCGGCTACGGCACGACAAAGTTCAAGGCGTCGGCCGCGGGTGTCGGCGTCACCGGCTCGCAGGACAGCTGGAACTACGGGGTCGGCGGCCAATATCGCTTTGACGGGGTGAACGGAATCCGCGCCGATTTCACCCGCAAGGATTTCACCGGATCCAACACCGGCCACGCCGATGTCTATTCGGTGGGATACGTCCGCCGCTTCTAAGACCCGGCGAACGTGACTGGAGAGAGGCCGGCGGCGCGGTGCGCGACGCCGGCCTTTTTCGTTTCAGCCCAGGGTGACGTAGAGCTCGCCCTCGATGGTCCATTGGCCGACGGCCTTGCGCCAGACCGCTGTGTAGGGGCCTGAGGCGTAGGTGATGAGCGCGCCGGCGAGCTTCATCTGGGCGATCCAGCGGCCGTGCTCGACCGCGCGTTCGCCGTCGGCGCCGAGTTCGATCGAGTCAGGCGTGCGGACGTAGGCCACGAAGTCGGGATCGCGGAACTGGCCGGCGAAAGCGTCGATCATGGCGTCGGCGCCGACGATCAGCGCGCCGTCGCCGACGATCAGTTTCACGTCAGGGGCGAAGAACGGCCGCAGGCGCGCGGCGTCCTTGGCGGCGATCAACTTGTTGGTCAGCCGTCGGCGGGCGCGGATGGCGTCGTCCGGCGCGGTCGACATGGTTTAGGCCGGATCGGCTTCCAGGCGCTTGTCGAGATAATCACCAACGCTGCGCTCGACCGAGGGCAGGTGCTCAGTCCAGAAGTGGTTGGCGCCTTCGACCACCTCATAGTCGATGACGATGCCCTTCTGGGTGCGCAGCTTGGATACGACGCGTTCGACCTCGACCGGCGGGACGACGGTGTCGGCGGAGCCATGCAGGATCAGGCCCGAAGCGGGGCAGGGGGCCAGGAAGCTGAAGTCATAGGCGTTGGTCGGCGGCGAGACCGAGATGAAACCATCGGTTTCCGGCCGGCGCATCAGGAGTTGCATGCCCACCCAGGCGCCGAAGGAGTATCCGGCGACCCAGCACTGGGAGGCCGCGGGATTGGTGCTCTGCAGCCAGTCCAGGGCCGTAGCCGCGTCCGCCAATTCGCCGATGCCGCTGTCAAACTCGCCCTGGCTGCGGCCGACGCCGCGGAAGTTGAAACGCAGGACCGAGAAGCCGCGCTTCATGAACAGGTGGTAGAGCTGCACCGCGACCGGGTTGTTCATCTGGCCGCCGGCCCGCGGGTGCGGATGCAGGATCAGCGCCACGGGCGCCGTCTCCGACTTGCCCTGGGTGTAACGGCCTTCAATCCGTCCGGCCGCGCCGGTCAGAACGACTTCAGGCATACCTACCTCTTGCAGGGCCCGCGAGCTGTCCCGGGGGCTGTGGAATACTTGACTAAAGCACTCGGGCTTCTTAAGTCCGGCCCTTCGGTACGGAACCGGCTTGAAGCCTCCGCGCAAGGCGGCGGCTTGTAGCACAGGCCGCGCCCAATGCGCGCGAAAACTGCAGCAGGTCCAGTCATGCGGCTCTCCACGAAAGGACGTTACGCCGTGATGGCGATGGCGGATCTGGCTCGCCGCCAGAGCCCGTCCGAACGCGGCCTTTCGCTTGCCGATATCGCCGAGCGACAGGACATCTCCCTTTCCTATCTGGAACAGCTATTTGCGCGCCTGCGCCGCAAGGGCCTGGTGATCAGCGCGCGTGGTCCGGGCGGCGGCTATCGCCTGGCGACAGCGGCCAGCGAAATCACCGTGGCGGCGATTATCCACGCCGTGGACGAGCCGCTGCACGCCACCCGCTGCGAGGCGCTGGAACACCAGGGCTGCATGCATCGCGGCGAGCGGTGCCTGACCCACGATCTTTGGGATGACCTGGGCCGGCACATCGAGAACTTCCTGACCTCGGTCAGCCTGGCCGACGTCGCCGAAGGCCGCGTCGGCGGCCGCATGGGCGTGCGGGAGGCCGCGGAGTGACTGCGGTCTACCTGGATCATAACGCCACGACGACCGTGCGACCCGAGGCGGCCGAGGCGGTCGCGCGGGCGCTATCGGTCACGGGCAACCCGTCGTCGACCCATGCGGCCGGCCGTGCGGCCCGCGCGGGGCTGGAGGCTGCGCGCGCGCAGGTCGCCGCCTTGATCGCGGCGCCGGCCTCCACCGTGGTCTTCACCAGCGGGGGGTCGGAGGCCAACGGCCTCGCCATCGAGAGCGCGGTCGCCGGCGGATCACATCGCCTGATCATCTCGGCGATCGAGCATCCGAGCGTCCTGGAAACGGCGCAGGCGAGCGACGCGGCCATCGAGATCCTGCCGGTGGACAGCGATGGCGTCGTCGATTTGTCCTGGTTGGCCCGGCGGCTGAACGCCTGGGACGCCGCTGACGGCAGGCCCTTCGTGGCGATCATGCTGGCTAACAACGAGACCGGCGTGATCCAGCCGATCGCTGACGCCGCCACCCTGGTGCGCGCCGCCGATGGCTGGCTGCATGTCGATGCGATTCAAGCGGCGGGCAAGGTGGCGATCGATAGCCGGGGGATCGGGGCCGACACGCTAGCGATCTCGGCGCACAAAATTGGCGGGCCGCAAGGGATCGGCGCTCTGACATTCGGACCGCGCGCGGCCCTCCGTCGGCGGCTGCAGGGCGGCGGCCAGGAGCGCGGCTGGCGCGGTGGGACGGAGAACCGGCCCGGGATCATGGGATTTGGCGTATCCGCCGAGGCCGCGATGCGTGGTCTCGACGCAGCGGGCCGCCAGGCGGGCTGGCGCGACTCCGCTGCGTTGGCCCTGAAGGCGCACGGCGCCGTCGTGGCGGGCGAGGGCGCGCCCCGGATCGCCAATACGCTGAGCGTCGCTGCGGCAGGTTTCCCGTCTGAGATGCAGGTCATGACGCTGGACTTGGCGGGCGTGATGGTCAGCGCAGGCGCGGCCTGTTCGTCCGGCAAGGTGAAGGCCAGCCCGGTGCTGGCGGCGATGGGCTTTGGCGACCTCGCCGGATGCGCCATCCGCGTCAGCGGCGGCTGGGATACGACAGAGGCGGACTGGCGACGGTTCGCTGACGTCTGGGTGCAAGCATATCAACGGCATTCGGCGCGACGCGCGTCGGCCGCCGTGGGAGTAGGAGCCTAATGGCCGCCGTCCGTCAGACCGTCGATCAGGTCCAGAACCTCGAGAAGTACAAGCACGGCTTCGTCACGGAGATCGAGCAGGACTTCGCGCCGAAGGGCCTGTCCGCCGATATCGTGCGCTTCATTTCGGCTAAGAAGGAAGAGCCGGAATGGATGCTGCAATGGCGCCTCGAGGCCTATGAGCGCTGGCTGCAACTGGACGAGCCCACCTGGGCCAAGGTCAGCTTCCCAAAGATCGACTACCAGGACAGCTATTACTACGCCGCGCCGTCGCAGAAGGCGGGCCCGAAGAGCCTCGACGAGGTCGATCCGGAACTGCTGGAGACCTACAAGAAGCTGGGCATCCCGCTGCGCGAGCAGGAGGTCCTGGCGGGCGTCGAAGGCGCGCCGCGCTATGCCGTTGACGCGGTGTTCGACAGCGTCTCGGTGGTGACCACCTTCAAGAAGGAGCTAGGCCAGCATGGGGTGATCTTCTGCCCCATGAGCGAGGCGATTCGTGAGCATCCGGAACTGGTGAAAAAGTACCTAGGCTCGGTGGTGCCGACCTCGGACAACTACTTCGCCTGCCTGAATTCGGCGGTCTTCTCCGACGGCAGCTTCGTCTACATCCCGCCGGGCGTGCGCTGCCCGATGGAGCTTTCGACCTACTTCCGCATCAATGCGGCCGAAAGCGGTCAGTTCGAGCGGACCCTGATCATCGCCGACAAGGGCTCCTACGTTTCCTACCTGGAAGGCTGCACCGCGCCGATGCGCGATGAGAACCAACTGCACGCCGCGGTGGTGGAGCTGGTGATCCTCGACGACGCTGAGATCAAATATTCCACGGTCCAGAACTGGTATCCGGGCGATCCGGAAACGGGGAAGGGCGGCATCTACAACTTTGTCACCAAGCGCGCCGATTGCCGGGGCGAGCGGGCCAAGGTGTCGTGGACCCAGGTCGAGACCGGCTCGGCGATCACCTGGAAATATCCGTCCTGCATTCTGCGCGGCGACGACAGCGTCGGTGAGTTTTATTCCATCGCCATCACCAATGGCCGCCAGCAGGCCGACACCGGCACGAAGATGATTCACCTGGGCGCCAACACCCGCTCGCGGATCATCTCCAAGGGCATCAGCGCCGGCAGGTCGTCGAACACTTATCGTGGCCTGGTTTCGGCTCATCCGAAGGCCAAGGGCTCGCGGAATTTCACCCAATGCGACAGCCTGCTGATCGGCAAGGACTGCGCGGCCCACACCGTGCCCTACGTCGAGGCGCGCAACGGCCAGTCGGTGTTCGAGCACGAGGCGACGACGACCAAACTGTCGGAAGACCAGCTGTTCTATGTGATGCAGCGGGGCCTTTCCCAGGAAGAGGCGGTCCAGCTGCTGGTCAACGGCTTCGTCAAGGACGTGCTGCAGCAGCTGCCGATGGAGTTCGCCGTCGAGGCCCAGAAGCTGGTGGCGATCAGCCTCGAAGGGAGCGTCGGCTGATGGCCCTGCGTGACGCCTACTACGCCAAGCTGAGCCGGCGCGACGAGGCCCAGGCTGCGGCCGAGCGTCCCTATCACGAGGCCCATGCTGCGCTGAAGGCGCTGTTCCAGGAGATCATGCGCGACCGCGAGCTCCTGGATTCCATGGGCGCAGAGGTCGAGCTGAACGGCGATGAGCTGCAGGTCGATCCGGGCCCGATCTTCATCCGCGCCAGCGTCGATAAGGCCGGTGATTACCATCTGACCTATGAGATCAAGGCGGCGGACGATCCCGAGGTTCGGACGGTCCCCGTGAAGACGATCCCCGATATCGAGGAGGCGATCGCCGCCCTTCTCGTCGACTATGACGACCGCGATTAAGTCTGGAAGATGATGCTGAATATCAAAGACCTGCGCGCTGAAGTTCAAGGCAATGAGATCCTGAAAGGCCTCACTCTGGAAGTACCGGCCGGTGAGGTGCATGCCATCATGGGACCGAACGGCGCCGGCAAGTCGACGCTGTCCTATGTGCTGACCGGCCGCGACGGCTATGAAGTCACCGGAGGCTCAGCGAGCCTCGACGGCGAGGATCTGCTGGCGCTCGCGCCGGACGAGCGCGCCGCGCGCGGCGTCTTCCTGTCGTTCCAATATCCCCTGGAAATTCCAGGTGTTCCGGCGCTCACCTTCATTCGCACGGCGCTGAACGCGCAGCGCAAGGCGCGCGGCGAGGACGAGGTGACGGCGCCGGCGTTCCTCAAGCTCGCCCGGGAAAAGGCCGAGCTCCTGAAGATCGACTTCGACATGCTGAAGCGGGCGCTAAACGTCGGCTTCTCCGGCGGCGAGAAGAAGCGGATGGAGATCTTCCAGATGTCCATCCTGGAGCCCCGCCTGCTGATCCTCGACGAGACGGATTCGGGCCTCGACGTCGACGCCCTGCGGATCGTCTCGGAAGGCGTCAATGCGCTGCGCAGCGCCGACCGGGCGATGCTGGTGATCACCCACTACCAGCGCCTGCTCGACTACATCAAACCCGACCGCGTCCATGTGCTGGCCGGCGGGCGTATCGCCGACAGCGGCGGGCCGGAGCTGGCCCTCACGCTGGAGCGCGAAGGCTACGAACGCTATGCGAGGGCCGCTTGAGCTTGAAAGCCGCCATTGCGGCGCGCGACCTCGCCCAGCTGCCGAGCCGGCGCGACGAGGACTGGCGCTGGACGGACATCCGCGGCCTGATCCGGGTCTTGCCCGAGGCATCACAAGGCCATGCGGGCGCGGTGGGCGAGGGGCCGTTCGACGCCCTGGCCGATCGCCATGTCCGCGTAGTCAACGGCCTCGGCGGGGAGGCCATCGCGGTCGCCGCCGGTGAGACGACGACCGTGGCTCTGCGGTTCGTGTCGATCGCCGCCGGCGCCCACACGGCCTCGGTGACGGTGGACGTCGCCCCGGGCGGTCGCTTGACCTTGCTGGAAAGCTATGAGGGCGACGAGGGCGGCTATGTCGTCCAGGCCGGCCTGTCGATCACCCTGGGCGAGGGCGCTGAGGTTGAGCGCATCGTCCTGGCGCGCGACGGCGCCTTGGGCGTCAGCGTCAGCGAGGCCGATGTCGTGCTCAGCCCGCAGGCTAGCTTCAGGCAGACCGTGGTCACCGACGGCGCGCGCCGCCAACGGCTGGAAACACGCGTCGCCCATCCCGGCGGCGGGGCCCTGGCGCGTCTCGATGGGATCTATCTGCTGGACGGTCAGCAACACGCGGACCTGACCACCGTGCTCGATCACCGCGGGCCGGATGGCCGCACCGACCAGCTGACCAAGGGCGTGGTGCGCAACCAGGCGCGGGCGGTGTTCCAGGGACGCATCGTTGTCCATCAGGGCGCGGATCAGACCGATGCGCGGATGGGCCACCACGCCCTGATCCTTTCCGACCAGGCCGAAGTCGACGCCAAGCCGGAACTGCAAATCTGGGCCGATGACGTGTCGTGCAGCCACGGCAACACCATCGGCGCGCTGGACGACGAGGCGTTGTTCTACGCCCGTCAGCGGGGCATGCCGTTCGAGACGGCGCGCGCCCTGCTGATCGAGGCCTTCGTCGGCGAGGTCGCCGACCGGATCAGCCATGACGGCGCCCGCGAGGTCGTGCGCGCGTTCGCCGCCAGCCGCCTGGAAGCCTGAGCATGGCCTTCGACGTGCAGGCGGTTCGGGCGCAGTTCCCCATCCTGTCGCGCCAAGTGCACGGCAAACCTTTGATCTATCTGGACAGCGCCGCCTCGGCCCAGAAGCCGCGAGCGGTGATCGACGCCATGGTCCAGGCGATGGAACATTCCTACGCCAATGTGCACCGCGGCCTGCATACCTTGGCCAATGAGACGACGGACGCCTACGAGGCGGCGCGGCGCCAGGCGGCCGAGCTGATCGGCGCCGATATCAATGAGGTGGTCTTCACCAAGGGCGCCACTGAGGCGATCAACCTGGTCGCCGCGGGCCTGGGGGCGAGCCTGCAGGCGGGCGACGAGGTCCTGCTGACCGAGATGGAGCACCACGCCAACATCGTGCCGTGGCACTTCCTGCGCGAGCGCAAGGGGGTGGTCCTGAAGTTCGCCAAGGTGCGCGACGACGGATCGCTGGATATCGACAGCTTCAAAGCGCTGCTGAGCGACAAGACCAAGGTCGTGGGCGTTAGCCACATGTCCAATGTCCTGGGCACGGTCAATCCGCTCGCCGAGTTGATCGCTCTGGCTCATGACGCGGGCGCGGTCGTCTTGGTCGATGGCTGTCAGGCGATCGTCCATGAGATCGTCGATGTGAAGGTGCTGGACGCCGACTTCTACGTCTTCTCCGGCCACAAGCTCTACGGGCCGACCGGCATCGGCATCCTCTATGGCAAGGCCGAGGCCTTGGCGGCGTTGCCGCCGTACCAGGGTGGCGGCGAGATGATCGGCCAGGTGTCGCTGGAGGCGATCACCTATGCCGACCCGCCGCATCGGTTTGAGGCCGGCACGCCGCCGATTCTCGAGGCGATCGGACTGGGCGCGTCGATATCGTGGTTCCGGTCGCTGGATCGCGAGGCGGTCGTGGCCCATGAGGCGGCGCTCTACGCCCGGGTGCGCGACGGCCTGAGCGGTGCGAACTGGCTGCGCGTGATTGGTGAAGCGCCAGGCAAGGGGCCGATCCTGGCCTTCACCGTCGAGGGCGCCCATGCCCATGACGTGGCTCAGATCCTGGATCGGTATGGGGTGGCGGTGCGCGCCGGGACCCATTGCGCCGAGCCGCTGATGAAACGTTTTGACCTGACGTCCAGTGCGCGAGCATCTTTCGCACTATATAACACCGAGGAAGAGGCCGACGCCTTCGTAGAGGCCCTCTTCAAAGCCCAAGCCTTCTTTGCCTAGAGCGCCCAAATGACCGAAGCCGTCGAACCCGTCGCCAAGCTCGACCAGACTGTCCTCGACAACCTGACCGACCAGATCATCGAGCAGCTGAAGACCGTGTTCGACCCGGAAATCCCGGTGGACGTCTACGAGCTGGGCCTCATCTATGAGGTCGATATCTCGGATGAGCTCGACGTGACCGTCGAGATGACCCTGACCGCGCTGGGCTGCCCGGTGGCCGGAGAGATGCCGGGCTGGGTCAAGGACGCGGTTCTGAAGGTGCCGGACTTGAAGTCGGTGCGCGTCGCGCTCACCTTTGAGCCGCCGTGGGATCCGTCCCGGATGTCCGACTCGGCCAAGCTGCAATTGAACATGCTCTGATGGAAACAATCGGCGTCACCCCCCAGCTGCGTCCGCGCCGCCCGCGGCCCAAGGTCGTCACCCTGACCGAGCGTGCGGCTGAGCGAGTGCGCGAGATCATGGCGCGGAAGGCCCAGGATGCCGCTGAACCGCCGTATCTGGGCTTGCGCGTCGGCGTGAAGAACGGCGGTTGCGCTGGGCAGGAGTATGTCCTGGACTACGCCACCGAGGCCGGACCGCTGGACGAGGTGGTTGAAGACAAGGGCGTGACGATCCTGGTTGAGCCCAAGGCTGTGCTTTTCCTGATCGGCACAGAGATCGATTACGAGGTGAGCAAGCTCTCGGCCAAGTTCACCTTCCGCAATCCCAACGAGACCGACGCCTGCGGTTGCGGCGAGAGCGTGACGATCGTCCCGGCGACCGACGCTTAAGGCGCGGGCCATCTTCTCCCGCAAACGGGGAAGGGACCGACTTACCTAGATCAGGTCGCCGTGGGCCGGCGGCTTGGTGTGGTTGGCTTTCAGGGTCGCCCAGCTGTCGGCGTCCATCCATTCCGTCCAGATCCGGTAGGTCCAGAGCTGGGCGTGTTCGTTGATATTGGTGTCGACGTGGGCGACGCCTTCGATCACCTGGACCGGCGTCTTGTTCAGACCCATCGAAAAGTTCAGCGGATAGCGCTGGGCGATCACACCCTTCATGGCGCGCGTGGACTGGTCCCAATTCTCTCCGTCGTCCTGCTCCAGCAGGCCAGCGGCGCCGAACACGTGGTTCTCGGAGTTGATAATCTCCTTCTTCTTCGCCTCGCTGGCGTCCTTCGGCACGAAGCTGAACCACCAGATCTCGGTGTTCAGCGGCCCCCGGGGCAGACGCAGCGACAGCTGGTAGGCGCCGGTGGACACCCACAGGTTCGGGAAGATGTTGGGGTGGCCGGAGGTGTCCACGCCGACCTCGCCCAGGGCGGCGCGGCCTTGCGGCGTATCACGGTAGAGATCTTCCATGATCGGCTCGATCCGGTCGGCCATCGAGCGTCGCGCGTCGCGGGCTTCCTGGCTGCCGCGCGGGCCGCCAATGGCGTGGCCATAGGCTCCGAACACCACGCGGTGGCCGCGCGACATCCCCACAGCGCGAGCCTTTTCCAGCACGGCGTGGTCTTCCGGCGTGAGCTTCGAGCCGCCGCGCAGCATGCCGACCATGAACGCTGAGGCGTGGCTGATCTGCGGGTGGTACCAGTCGAACAGGTTGTCGACGGCCAGCTTCCAGTTGCAGCCGATCAGGTTCTTCTGGACGCCCTCGACGATCACCATGTCGCCACGCTCGGCGATCAGGTCGATGCTCATCCGGCCGACTTCCCCGAGGTATTCCTCAAGGTCCGGGGCTTCCGGATCCATGGTGGCGAAGACGAAACCCTTGTAGCTGGCCACCTTGCCGGCCTTCACCAGGCCCCACTGCGACTTGTCGAGTTGCTCGTGGTAGAAATCCTTGTAGCCGGGAACGCCGATCAGCTGGCCGTCGAGGCCATAGGTCCAGCCGTGGTAAGTGCAGAGGAACGAGCGGGCGTTGCCGCTCTCGGCCCGGCAGACCGCGTTGCCGCGGTGGCGGCAGCTGTTCAGCAGGACCTGCAGCTCGCCCTTCTTGTCGCGGGTGGCGATCACCGATTCTTCGCCGATGAAGCTCAGGAAGAAGTCGCCGGCCTTCGGGATCTGGCTCTCGTGGCACATGAAGTTCCACGCGCGGGCGAAGATGCGCTCCAGCTCGAGTTGGTAGATATCTGCATCAGCGAACATTGCCCGATCGACCGTGCCGGTCTCGACATCGACCATCGTCCTGAACGGGGTCTTCATCTCGTGCAGCATCGGGGATCCTCCGAAAAACGATCAGGCGAAGCCGCCCTTATTTTTCGGAGGAGCTTAACCGCGCGGATGCTTGGCGCATAGCGGCATGACACGCGCCCTGCCGAGCGCTCGGGATCTAGGGATCTAGACCAGTTCGCCGGCCTTCGGCGGGGCCGTGTGCTGGGCCTTCAGCACAGCCCAGCTTTCCGCGTCCATCCAGTCGGCCCAGTTGCGGTAGGTCCACAGCTGGGCATGTTCGTTGATGTGGGTATCTATGTGGGCATGGCCACGCTCGCCCACCTTGGTCACCCCGGTTCCAATCGCCATGGAGAAGTTCAGCGGATAGCGCTGGGCGACCACGCCGCGGGTGGCGCGGGTGGATTGGTCCCAGTTCTCACCGTCGTCCTGCTCAAGCATGCCGGCGGCGCCGAAGGTGCGGTTGGCGCGGTCCATGCGAATCTTGCGCTCGGCGTCGGACAGACCCTGCGGGAGCAGGGTGAACCACCAAAGCTCGGTGTTTCCGGGTCCGCGCGGCAGGCGCAGGCAGATCTGGTTGCCGGTGATCCACATGTTCGGGAAGATGTTCGGGTGGCCCGATGTGTCGGCCATGTCGCCCAAGGCCTCGGCGACTTCGGGCCTTTTGCGCCATTCCTGGTTCAGGAACTGATCGAGGGGTTTGCCCTCAGCCTTCATTTCTTCGACGATTTCCCATAGCCGCGGCTGGATCTTGTTGCCGCCGATCGCATGGCCGTAGTCGCCCAGTGTCACCCGGTGGTTCCACGGAGTGAAAAGGCCGGTCTCGGCGTGCTTGCGAGCGCCTGACATGGTGGCCGAGGCGTGGCTGATATCGACGTGATAGAAGTCGAAGAGGTTGTCGACAGCCAACTTCCAGTTGCAGCCGATGATGTTCTTTTGGACACCCTCGACGATCATCATCTCGCCCTGGCCGCTGAGAAGATCGAGTGCGAGACGGGCGACGGGGCCCAGGAACTCTTCCAGGTCCGGGGCTTCCGGATCCATGGTGGCGAAGACGAAACCCTTGTAGCTGGCCACCTTGCCAGCCTTCACCAGGCCCCACTGCGACTTGTCGAGCTGCTCGTGGTAGAAGTCCTTGTAGCCCGGGACGCCGATCAACTGGCCGTCCAGGCCGTAGGTCCAGCCGTGGTAGGTGCACAGGAACGATCGCGCATTGCCGGCTTCCGCGCGACAGACCGCATTGCCACGGTGGCGGCAGCTGTTCAGCAAGACCTGGAGCTCGCCCTTCTTGTCACGAGTCGCGATCACCGATTCTTCGCCGATGAAGCTCAGGAAGAAATCGCCGGCCTTCGGGATCTGGCTCTCGTGGCACATGAAGTTCCACGCGCGGGCGAAGATGCGCTCCAGCTCCAGCTCATAGATGGATTGGTCGGCGAAAATGGCGCGTTCAACGGTGCCTTTTTCGGCGTCGACCATGGTGTGGAACGGCGTCTTGATCTCGTGCAGCACGGCGGCCTACCCCCAGCGACTTTATGCGGAACGTTGGTCTCCCGCCGCATGCAAGTTGCTGCCGGCCTCATCAAAGAGCAAGCCGGCCCGATGTGCAGAACCGGGCAAGTTCATTCTGAAATGGGCCAGGTCGTTATTCCTTGGCGATGGGCGTCGCGCGCAGGAGGAACGCAGGCGTATCGGAGCCGAAGCCAACGACGCGGTCGTTGTCTTCTCGACTGCGGCCACGATCGGGATCCCGCTGCGGAGCGCGTTCGCGCTCCCGTTCGCGGCGGGGACCGCGTTCATTGCGATCAGGGCGATCGTTGCGCTCAGCGCGTTCCGGACGCTCGCTGCGTTCGGCGCGTTGCGGGCGTTCTACGGGCTCAGCACGCGCGACCGGCTCGGCGGCTTCTTGCGACAAACGGCGCGGACGGCGGGCGGGACGTTCGGCCGGGGGCGCCTCATCGTCTCGCTCAACCGCAGGCGCAGCGGCCTGCAGGGGCGTGGTCGAGGCTTGTTGCTCGCGCGGGGCGGGGGCAGGGGTTCGGTCGCGTTTGTTGCGGTCACGGTCGCGATCGCGGCCGCGTTCCTTCTCGCGGCGCGGGCCGTCCTTCATCGTCTCCCAGTCGAGGTCGATCGTCAGCTCGGCGGGGGTCTGCCCGATCAGCTTGATGACCTTGTCGAGGTTCTTCGAATCCGCCGGCGTCGTGATCATATAGGCCTCGCCGGTGCGTCCGGCGCGGCCTGTGCGGCCAATGCGGTGGACGTAGTCGTCGGCGTGGTGCGGCACGTCATAGTTGAAGACGTGGCTCACGGCGGGGATGTCGAGACCGCGGGCGGCGACGTCGGAGGCCACCAGTAGTTTCAATTCGCCTTTGCGGAACATCTCAAGCGTTCGCATCCGCGTCGCCTGATCGAGGTCGCCGTGGATGGCCGCGGCGTCGAAGCCGTGGGTCCGCAGCGACTTGGCGACGATGTCGACCTCTGACTTGCGGTTGCAGAAGACGATGCCGTTCTGCACGTCGTCGCGGGCGATGATGTGGCGTAGCGCCGTGCGCTTGGCCTTGGCGTCGGTCACCGGCAGGCGCACGACAAACTGGCTGATGTTCTCGTTGGTGGTGGCGGGACGCGAGGCCTCGATCCGCTCAGGATCGCGCAGGAACTGCTTGGTGAGGCGCGTGATCTCCGGCGGCATGGTCGCCGAGAAGAACAGGGTCTGCTTCTTAGCCGGCGTCAGCTTGAAAATGCGCTCGAGGTCCGGGATGAAACCCATGTCAAGCATGCGGTCGGCTTCGTCGACGACCATCAGCTGGACGCCGGTCATCAGCAGCTTGCCGCGCTCGAAGTGGTCGAGCAGGCGGCCCGGCGTGGCGATCAGGACGTCGACGCCGCGGTCGAGCTTGAGTTCCTGGTCGGAGAACGAGACGCCGCCGATCAGCAGCGCCCAGGAGAGCCGCTGGCCCTTGGCGTATTTTTCGAAGGAGGCGGCGACCTGGTCGGCGAGTTCGCGGGTCGGGGCGACGACCAGGGCGCGCGGCATGCGCGCCTTGGAGCGACCGGCCGCGAG
This is a stretch of genomic DNA from Phenylobacterium immobile (ATCC 35973). It encodes these proteins:
- a CDS encoding DEAD/DEAH box helicase, producing the protein MTEFSALGLSPATLAAVAATGYTVATPIQAAAIPVALAGRDVLGIAQTGTGKTAAFTLPMIDRLAAGRSKARMPRALVVAPTRELADQVAASFEKYAKGQRLSWALLIGGVSFSDQELKLDRGVDVLIATPGRLLDHFERGKLLMTGVQLMVVDEADRMLDMGFIPDLERIFKLTPAKKQTLFFSATMPPEITRLTKQFLRDPERIEASRPATTNENISQFVVRLPVTDAKAKRTALRHIIARDDVQNGIVFCNRKSEVDIVAKSLRTHGFDAAAIHGDLDQATRMRTLEMFRKGELKLLVASDVAARGLDIPAVSHVFNYDVPHHADDYVHRIGRTGRAGRTGEAYMITTPADSKNLDKVIKLIGQTPAELTIDLDWETMKDGPRREKERGRDRDRDRNKRDRTPAPAPREQQASTTPLQAAAPAVERDDEAPPAERPARRPRRLSQEAAEPVARAEPVERPQRAERSERPERAERNDRPDRNERGPRRERERERAPQRDPDRGRSREDNDRVVGFGSDTPAFLLRATPIAKE